In Geobacillus kaustophilus, a genomic segment contains:
- a CDS encoding coiled-coil protein has product MEALLREILHEVKATRAAVESLEQRVGALEGQVANLNERTGALEAHMAQLNERTSALEHQVTQLNERTSNLEHQAAQLNERMGSVEHQVTQLNERMDSVERQVAQLNERMGSVEHQAAQLNERMGTVEHQVTQLNERMDSVERQVAQLNEQTNTLEQRIDLLYERTNETKAIAEALRHGQEVLAAKYEAMAHDLHHMKGDLTHITSILEEKVLPALAEHEAGLHVLNARVFKTESALHRLVHA; this is encoded by the coding sequence ATGGAGGCGTTGCTAAGAGAAATTTTGCATGAAGTGAAAGCGACGCGCGCGGCGGTCGAGTCGCTCGAGCAGCGAGTTGGCGCCTTGGAGGGGCAAGTGGCCAACCTTAATGAACGAACGGGCGCTCTCGAAGCGCACATGGCCCAGCTCAATGAGCGAACGAGCGCCCTTGAGCACCAAGTCACTCAGCTGAACGAGCGGACAAGCAACCTTGAACACCAAGCCGCCCAATTGAACGAGCGCATGGGCTCTGTCGAACATCAAGTCACCCAATTGAATGAGCGCATGGACTCTGTTGAACGTCAAGTCGCTCAGTTGAACGAGCGCATGGGCTCTGTCGAACATCAAGCCGCCCAATTGAATGAGCGCATGGGCACTGTCGAACATCAAGTCACCCAATTGAATGAGCGCATGGACTCTGTTGAACGTCAAGTCGCTCAGTTGAACGAACAGACAAACACCCTTGAACAACGAATCGACCTGCTTTATGAGCGCACGAACGAAACGAAGGCGATTGCGGAAGCGCTCCGCCACGGGCAAGAAGTGCTGGCCGCAAAATACGAGGCGATGGCCCACGATCTTCACCATATGAAAGGCGACCTCACCCATATCACATCCATCTTGGAAGAAAAAGTGCTGCCTGCCCTCGCCGAACATGAAGCGGGATTGCATGTTTTAAACGCCCGCGTCTTCAAAACGGAAAGCGCCCTTCATCGCCTTGTTCATGCGTAA
- a CDS encoding glycine betaine ABC transporter substrate-binding protein, whose product MLRKWFMSLLAVGLVFGLAACSGESDAKGKIVIAGKKFTEQVILTHLLAEYVKANTDLDVEVKDSLGGAFMLQQAIENGDVDMYVEYTGTGYLNILKQPYDPAKTPEQIYNETKKLYKEKYNIAWLKPLGFNNTYALAMRRDLAEKLGVKTYSDLAKHSSSLTFGSDAEFFERSDGYDGLVDTYGFQFKKKMTIDPDLQYEAAKNGEIDVITAYTTDARIRKYDLVVLKDDKQYFPPYHAVPIIRQEVLDANPGLEEKLNKLANILTDEKMMELNGKVNLEGKQPREVAIDFLKKEGLID is encoded by the coding sequence GTGTTGCGAAAATGGTTCATGTCTTTGCTCGCTGTCGGGCTTGTTTTCGGATTGGCAGCCTGCAGCGGAGAAAGTGATGCGAAAGGGAAAATCGTGATTGCCGGAAAGAAGTTTACCGAGCAAGTCATTTTGACGCATTTGCTGGCGGAGTATGTGAAAGCCAACACGGATTTGGATGTTGAGGTGAAAGACAGTTTAGGCGGCGCGTTTATGCTCCAGCAAGCCATCGAAAACGGGGATGTCGACATGTATGTCGAGTACACCGGGACTGGGTATTTGAACATTTTAAAACAGCCGTACGATCCCGCAAAGACGCCCGAACAAATTTACAACGAAACGAAGAAACTATATAAGGAAAAATACAACATCGCTTGGCTCAAACCACTCGGATTTAACAACACGTATGCGTTGGCGATGAGAAGAGACCTCGCCGAAAAGCTCGGGGTGAAAACGTACTCCGATTTGGCGAAACATTCGTCTTCCCTTACGTTTGGGTCAGACGCCGAGTTTTTTGAGCGAAGCGACGGCTATGACGGGCTTGTCGATACGTACGGGTTCCAATTCAAGAAAAAAATGACGATCGACCCGGACTTGCAATACGAAGCGGCGAAAAACGGCGAAATTGACGTCATCACCGCCTACACGACCGACGCCCGGATTAGAAAATACGATTTGGTCGTATTGAAAGATGACAAACAGTACTTCCCGCCGTACCACGCTGTGCCGATTATCCGCCAAGAAGTGTTGGACGCCAACCCGGGGCTTGAGGAGAAACTGAACAAATTGGCCAATATTTTAACCGACGAAAAAATGATGGAATTAAACGGTAAAGTGAACTTGGAAGGAAAACAGCCGCGCGAGGTGGCGATTGACTTCTTGAAGAAGGAAGGACTGATTGACTAG